The following are encoded together in the Sphaerodactylus townsendi isolate TG3544 linkage group LG14, MPM_Stown_v2.3, whole genome shotgun sequence genome:
- the TSHZ3 gene encoding LOW QUALITY PROTEIN: teashirt homolog 3 (The sequence of the model RefSeq protein was modified relative to this genomic sequence to represent the inferred CDS: deleted 1 base in 1 codon; substituted 1 base at 1 genomic stop codon): MPRRKQQAPRRAAAYVSDEMKAAAMVEDDVESDENMVDGEPSAKYACPEKDFSKNCQSYQNSPAAEFSSHEMDSESHISETSDRMADFESGSIKNEEESKEVSIQLEESVVSDSLEQMKAVYNNFLSNSYWSNLNLNLHQPTSEKNNGSSSSSSSSSSSCGSGSFDWHQTAMAKTLQQVSQNRILPEPSLFSTVQLYRQSSKLYGSIFTGASKFRCKDCSAAYDTLVELTVHMNETGHYRDDNHETDNNNPKRWSKPRKRSLLEMEGKEDAQKVLKCMYCGHSFESLQDLSVHMIKTKHYQKVPLKEPVTPVAAKIIPATRKKTSLELELPSSPDSTGGTPKATISDTSDALQKNSNPYITPNNRYGHQNGASYAWHFEARKSQILKCMECGSSHDTLQELTAHMMVTGHFIKVTNSAMKKGKPIIEAPVTPTITALLDEKVQSVPLAATTFTSPSNTPCSISPKLNVEVKKEVDKDRMIADDKMKDKEKSNDEEEKYDISSKYHYLTENDLEESPKGGLDILKSLENTVTSAINKAQNGTPSWGGYPSIHAAYQLPNMMKLSLGSSGKSTSLKPMFANAEMVSPTKSQPLVSPPSSQTSPVPKTNFHAMEELVKKVTEKVAKVEEKMKEPEGGKLSPLKRATPSPCSSEVSEQLKMDTSNDISFKSQQNSPVSQRESCKDSPTGEPVENGKELVKAISSSLSSSTAIITDHPPEQPFVNPLSALQSVMNIHLGKAAKPSLPALDPMSMLFKMSNSLAEKAAVATPPLQSKKSDHLDRYFYHVNNDQPIDLTKGKSDKGCSLGSALLSSTSASSASSSSTVTTAKTSAVVSFMSNSPLRENALSDISDMLKNLTESHTSKSSTPSSISEKSNCFDGSTHREXTEEEAILAHEKGKGRQRFWHRNPQHLLILQAQFAASLRQTSEGKYIMSDLSPQERMHISRFTGLSMTTISHWLANVKYQLRRTGGTKFLKNLDTGHPVFFCNDCASQIRTPSTYISHLESHLGFRLRDLSKLSSEQIHNQIAQTKSPSEKHLAPSPEDEIGTSYQCKLCNRTFASKHAVKLHLSKTHGKSPEDHLLYVCELEKQ; this comes from the exons CATACGTTTCAGATGAAATGAAGGCAGCCGCGATGGTCGAAGATGACGTAGAATCGGACGAGAACATGGTAGACGGAGAACCTTCCGCAAAGTATGCTTGTCCCGAAAAGGACTTCAGTAAGAACTGCCAGAGCTATCAAAACTCCCCGGCAGCCGAATTTTCCAGCCACGAAATGGACAGCGAGTCACACATCAGTGAGACCAGCGACCGAATGGCTGACTTCGAGAGCGGCTCCATCAAAAACGAGGAGGAGAGCAAAGAGGTCTCCATCCAGCTGGAAGAGTCCGTGGTCTCTGACAGCTTGGAGCAGATGAAAGCCGTCTACAACAACTTCCTGTCTAACTCCTACTGGTCCAACCTCAACTTGAATCTCCACCAGCCGACCTCCGAAAAAAACaacggaagcagcagcagcagcagcagtagcagcagcagctgcggCAGCGGAAGCTTCGACTGGCACCAGACTGCCATGGCGAAAACGCTGCAGCAAGTTTCGCAGAACAGAATCCTTCCCGAGCCGAGCCTTTTCAGCACAGTTCAATTGTACAGACAAAGCAGCAAGCTTTATGGCTCCATATTTACTGGAGCCAGTAAATTCCGCTGTAAAGACTGCAGTGCTGCCTATGATACTTTAGTAGAATTAACAGTGCACATGAATGAAACAGGACATTATCGGGATGACAACCATGAAACAGATAACAATAACCCGAAAAGATGGTCCAAACCTCGTAAACGTTCTTTGCTTgaaatggaagggaaggaagatgCTCAGAAAGTACTAAAGTGTATGTACTGTGGCCATTCTTTCGAATCGCTTCAAGACTTGAGTGTTCACATGATCAAAACGAAACATTACCAAAAAGTGCCTCTGAAGGAACCTGTAACCCCTGTAGCAGCAAAAATAATTCCAGCCACAAGAAAGAAAACGTCCCTGGAGCTGGAGCTTCCAAGTTCTCCCGATTCTACTGGTGGGACACCGAAAGCAACCATCTCGGACACCAGCGATGCACTGCAAAAGAATTCCAATCCATACATTACGCCAAATAATCGTTACGGACACCAGAATGGTGCCAGCTATGCCTGGCATTTCGAGGCAAGGAAATCTCAAATTCTGAAGTGCATGGAATGTGGTAGTTCCCACGATACTTTGCAGGAACTCACTGCCCACATGATGGTGACTGGACATTTCATTAAAGTCACCAACTCTGCCATGAAGAAAGGGAAACCTATTATTGAAGCCCCCGTTACGCCCACCATCACAGCGCTGCTGGATGAAAAAGTACAATCTGTACCACTGGCAGCCACTACATTCACGTCTCCTTCCAACACACCATGTAGCATCTCTCCAAAATTAAACGTGGAAGTAAAAAAAGAGGTTGATAAAGACAGGATGATTGCTGACGACAAGATGAAAGACAAGGAGAAATCCAACGACGAAGAGGAGAAATATGATATTTCCTCAAAATATCATTATTTGactgaaaatgacctggaagaGAGTCCAAAAGGTGGGCTAGATATTTTAAAGTCTTTAGAAAACACAGTCACGTCAGCTATCAACAAAGCTCAAAATGGCACCCCAAGTTGGGGTGGCTACCCCAGTATTCATGCTGCCTACCAGCTCCCCAACATGATGAAGCTGTCATTAGGTTCCTCAGGGAAAAGTACGTCCTTAAAACCTATGTTTGCAAATGCGGAAATGGTGTCCCCAACCAAAAGCCAGCCTCTAGTTTCCCCGCCGAGCAGCCAGACTTCCCCTGTGCCAAAGACTAACTTCCATGCCATGGAAGAGCTGGTCAAAAAGGTCACAGAGAAAGTGGCCAAAgttgaggaaaaaatgaaggagcCCGAAGGAGGGAAACTCTCGCCACTGAAGAGAGCAACGCCGTCGCCGTGTAGTAGTGAAGTCAGTGAGCAGCTCAAAATGGACACCTCCAATGACATTAGTTTTAAAAGCCAACAGAATAGCCCGGTTTCTCAGAGGGAGAGTTGTAAGGACAGCCCAACAGGGGAGCCGGTGGAAAATGGTAAGGAGCTTGTGAAGGCCATTTCAAGTTCCTTGAGTAGCAGCACAGCTATTATTACTGACCACCCTCCCGAACAACCATTTGTGAATCCATTAAGCGCGTTACAGTCTGTCATGAACATTCACCTTGGAAAGGCAGCAAAGCCCTCTCTCCCAGCCCTGGACCCGATGAGCATGCTCTTTAAAATGAGCAACAGCTTAGCTGAAAAGGCTGCTGTGGCTACCCCACCCCTACAGTCCAAAAAATCGGACCACTTAGACCGTTATTTTTATCATGTCAACAATGACCAGCCCATAGATTTGACGAAAGGGAAGAGTGACAAAGGCTGCTCTTTAGGTTCAGCGCTTTTGTCATCCACATCGGCATCGtctgcttcttcttcatctaCAGTGACAACAGCAAAGACATCTGCGGTTGTGTCATTCATGTCAAACTCACCGCTACGCGAGAATGCCTTGTCAGATATATCTGATATGCTGAAGAACCTGACAGAAAGTCACACATCAAAATCTTCCACACCTTCTAGCATATCTGAAAAATCAAACTGTTTTGACGGATCCACGCATAGGGAATAA ACCGAAGAGGAGGCGATTTTAGCTCACGAAAAGGGGAAGGGACGGCAACGGTTCTGGCACCGGAACCCTCAACATTTGCTCATCCTGCAGGCCCAGTTTGCAGCCAGTTTACGGCAGACGTCAGAGGGGAAATACATCATGTCGGACTTGAgccctcaggagagaatgcacaTTTCCAGGTTTACCGGACTCTCCATGACCACCATTAGCCACTGGTTGGCCAATGTGAAATACCAGCTTCGAAGGACAGGGGGGACAAAGTTCCTCAAAAATTTGGACACTGGACATCCGGTATTCTTTTGTAATGACTGTGCTTCACAAATCAGAACTCCTTCAACATATATCAGTCACCTTGAGTCGCATCTAGGTTTCCGGCTACGAGACTTGTCCAAACTGTCCAGCGAACAGATTCACAATCAGATAGCACAAACAAAGTCACCTTCTGAGAAACATTTGGCGCCATCACCGGAGGATGAAATAGGGACTTCTTACCAATGTAAACTTTGCAATCGGACTTTTGCGAGCAAACACGCCGTTAAGCTCCATCTCAGTAAAACGCATGGAAAGTCTCCGGAGGACCATCTCTTGTACGTCTGTGAGTTAGAGAAGCAGTAG